A window from Dama dama isolate Ldn47 chromosome 11, ASM3311817v1, whole genome shotgun sequence encodes these proteins:
- the RRM2 gene encoding ribonucleoside-diphosphate reductase subunit M2 produces the protein MLSVRVPLATIADPQQQQLSPLKGLSLADKENTPPSLSGTRVLASKTARRIFQEPSEPNPKLSAPSVEDEPLLRENPRRFVIFPIEYHDIWQMYKKAEASFWTAEEVDLSKDIQHWEALKPEERYFISHVLAFFAASDGIVNENLVERFSQEVQITEARCFYGFQIAMENIHSEMYSLLIDTYIKDSKEREFLFNAIETMPCVKKKADWALRWIGDKEATYGERVVAFAAVEGIFFSGSFASIFWLKKRGLMPGLTFSNELISRDEGLHCDFACLMFKHLLHKPSEQRVKEIIVNAVRIEQEFLTEALPVKLIGMNCTLMKQYIEFVADRLMLELGFSKVFRVENPFDFMENISLEGKTNFFEKRVGEYQRMGVMSSPTENSFTLDADF, from the exons ATGCTCTCCGTCCGCGTCCCGCTCGCCACCATCGCTGacccacagcagcagcagctctcgcCCTTGAAGGGGCTCAGCCTAGCGGACAAGGAGAACACT CCCCCTTCCCTCAGCGGGACCCGCGTGCTGGCCAGCAAGACCGCAAGGAGGATCTTCCAGGAGCCCTCAGAGCCG AACCCTAAGCTATCTGCCCCCAGTGTGGAGGACGAACCACTTCTGAGAGAAAACCCCCGCCGCTTTGTCATCTTTCCTATCGAATACCATGATATTTGGCAGATGtataagaaagctgaggcttCCTTTTGGACAGCTGAGGAG GTGGACCTTTCCAAGGACATTCAGcactgggaagccctgaagcCTGAGGAGAGATATTTTATTTCCCATGTGCTGGCTTTCTTTGCAGCAAGTGATGGCATAGTAAATGAAAATTTG GTGGAGCGGTTTAGCCAAGAAGTTCAGATTACCGAAGCCCGTTGTTTCTATGGCTTCCAAATTGCCATGGAAAACATACATTCTGAAATGTATAGTCTCCTCATTGACACTTACATTAAAGATTCCAAAGAAAG GGAATTTCTCTTCAATGCCATTGAGACGATGCCTTGTGTGAAGAAGAAGGCAGATTGGGCCTTGCGCTGGATTGGGGACAAAGAAGCTACATATG GAGAACGTGTGGTAGCCTTTGCCGCAGTGGAAGGCATCTTCTTTTCTGGTTCTTTTGCATCAATATTCTGGCTCAAGAAACGAGGACTGATGCCTGGCCTCACGTTTTCCAATGAACTTATTAGCAGAGATGAG GGTTTGCACTGTGACTTTGCCTGCCTTATGTTCAAACACCTGTTGCACAAACCTTCAGAACAGAGAGTAAAAGAAATAATCGTCAATGCAGTTAGGATAGAACAG GAGTTCCTCACGGAGGCCCTGCCTGTGAAGCTCATTGGGATGAATTGCACTTTGATGAAGCAGTACATCGAGTTCGTGGCAGATAGACTTATGCTGGAGCTGGGCTTTAGCAAG gttttcagagTAGAAAATCCATTTGACTTTATGGAAAATATTTCACTGGAGGGGAAGACTAACTTCTTTGAGAAGAGAGTAGGCGAGTATCAGAGGATGGGAGTGATGTCAAGTCCGACAGAGAATTCCTTTACCTTGGATGCCGACTTCTAA